In a single window of the Deinococcus aetherius genome:
- the tilS gene encoding tRNA lysidine(34) synthetase TilS, translating to MPRPTVPDLTASLLPFAERVVVVGVSGGADSVALLRALVIAHARPVAAHLDHALREGSGEDAGWVRALAEELGVPFETTRVDVAVVAGRRGWNLEDAARRVRYEFLGRMAKRHGASTVLTAHTRRDQAETVLGQLLRGEAVLNGIPPVRGRVRRPWLDVPRAEVEAFLCSLGQGWREDPTNADLAQTRAWLRTVVLPLLAGRFPEVESALARVAAFAREDDAALGERASRLTDHAPLAAQPPAVLRRYVTGALKEAGLPYHAEHVATLADALSGGRTAHVTLPGARDVTATGGRLHLAPQAWSAPTFPLPEGWTLRTRQDGDRLRLPGGTRKLSDVLTDAKVPREERDRVPLLVVGQDVRWVGLRPPLWAVGAREAAGQPPDPLHTAMGGALALAREAASAGEVPVGAVVLGPDGAVVGRGRNTSREAGDMTRHAELGALREAARTLATPYLTGCTLVVTLEPCPMCLGAAVEARVGHVVFGARNPKAGALGGVTDLLAQPWGHVPRVTGGVREGEAARLLRETFRSWRGG from the coding sequence GTGCCCCGCCCCACGGTCCCCGACCTCACCGCGTCACTGCTGCCCTTTGCGGAGCGCGTGGTCGTCGTCGGCGTGTCGGGCGGTGCGGACAGCGTGGCGCTGCTGCGGGCCCTGGTGATCGCCCACGCGCGGCCCGTCGCGGCCCACCTCGACCACGCCCTGCGCGAGGGGTCGGGGGAGGACGCCGGGTGGGTGCGCGCCCTTGCGGAGGAGCTGGGCGTGCCCTTCGAGACGACAAGGGTGGATGTGGCGGTGGTCGCCGGGCGGCGCGGCTGGAACCTGGAGGACGCGGCCCGCCGGGTGCGTTACGAGTTCCTGGGCCGGATGGCGAAGCGGCACGGCGCGTCCACGGTCCTCACCGCCCACACCCGTCGCGACCAGGCGGAGACGGTGCTGGGGCAACTCCTGCGCGGCGAGGCAGTCCTGAACGGCATTCCCCCCGTCCGGGGCCGGGTGCGCCGCCCCTGGCTGGACGTGCCCCGCGCCGAGGTCGAGGCCTTCCTGTGTTCCCTCGGGCAGGGCTGGCGCGAGGACCCCACGAACGCCGACCTGGCCCAGACGCGCGCCTGGTTGCGGACGGTCGTCCTCCCACTCCTGGCGGGGCGCTTCCCCGAGGTCGAGTCGGCCCTCGCCCGCGTCGCCGCCTTCGCCCGCGAGGACGACGCGGCGCTGGGGGAGCGGGCCTCACGTCTCACCGACCACGCGCCCCTCGCCGCCCAGCCGCCCGCCGTGCTGCGGCGGTACGTCACCGGGGCGTTGAAGGAAGCCGGTCTGCCGTACCACGCCGAACACGTCGCCACGCTCGCCGACGCGCTCTCGGGGGGACGGACGGCCCACGTCACCCTCCCCGGTGCGCGGGACGTGACGGCGACGGGGGGCAGGCTGCACCTCGCGCCGCAAGCCTGGTCCGCCCCCACCTTTCCGCTTCCCGAGGGCTGGACTCTCCGCACCCGGCAGGACGGCGACCGCCTCCGTCTCCCCGGCGGCACGCGCAAGCTCAGCGACGTGCTCACCGACGCGAAGGTGCCGCGCGAGGAGCGGGACCGGGTGCCCCTCCTCGTGGTGGGCCAGGACGTGCGGTGGGTGGGCTTGCGCCCTCCCCTCTGGGCGGTGGGGGCGCGCGAGGCGGCGGGCCAGCCGCCCGACCCCCTCCACACCGCGATGGGGGGGGCGCTCGCCCTGGCCCGCGAGGCGGCCTCGGCGGGCGAGGTGCCGGTCGGCGCGGTCGTCCTCGGGCCGGACGGGGCGGTCGTCGGGCGTGGGCGCAACACCAGCCGCGAGGCGGGGGACATGACCCGCCACGCCGAACTCGGGGCGCTGCGGGAGGCGGCCCGCACCCTCGCCACCCCCTACCTCACGGGCTGCACCCTCGTCGTCACGCTCGAACCCTGCCCGATGTGCCTGGGCGCGGCGGTCGAGGCGCGGGTGGGCCACGTCGTGTTCGGGGCGCGCAATCCCAAGGCGGGGGCGCTGGGGGGCGTCACCGACCTGCTCGCCCAGCCCTGGGGCCACGTCCCGCGAGTGACGGGCGGCGTCCGGGAGGGCGAGGCGGCCCGGCTGCTGCGCGAAACCTTCCGCTCGTGGCGGGGCGGGTAG
- a CDS encoding peroxiredoxin, with product MSPRVGQPAPDFDARSDDGRPVRLAELRGYWVVLYFYPRANTPGCSVEARRFEAALPEFERLNATVIGVSTDTEARQASFRDTCSLSFPLIPDGDRAISRAYGVIGGLGGLLGMAARETFLIDPGGQLAHHWRGVNPATHAADVLRLLEERAASVVSVS from the coding sequence ATGAGCCCCCGTGTCGGTCAACCCGCCCCCGATTTCGACGCGCGCAGCGACGACGGCCGCCCCGTGCGGCTCGCCGAGTTGCGCGGGTACTGGGTGGTGCTGTACTTCTACCCCCGCGCGAACACGCCCGGCTGCTCCGTCGAGGCCCGGCGCTTCGAGGCCGCCCTGCCCGAGTTCGAGCGCCTGAACGCGACCGTGATCGGCGTGAGCACCGACACCGAGGCCCGGCAGGCCAGCTTCCGCGACACCTGCTCGCTGAGTTTCCCCCTGATTCCCGACGGCGACCGGGCGATCAGCCGCGCCTACGGGGTGATCGGGGGACTGGGCGGGCTGCTGGGGATGGCGGCGCGCGAGACCTTCCTGATCGACCCGGGGGGCCAGCTCGCCCACCACTGGCGCGGGGTGAACCCGGCCACCCACGCCGCCGACGTGCTGCGCCTGCTGGAGGAAAGGGCGGCCTCCGTCGTCAGCGTGTCCTAG
- a CDS encoding Panacea domain-containing protein, translating to MTVTIDDPTKTGYAAEVVANAFLDLARAEGRTLTQMQVHKLVYIAHGWTLALLGRPLIYNTVHAWQRGPVVRRLWDYWGGRGRTPIAEPLDVSPGEPDLRGDSAAQEVIRSVWTTYGQMDGDELSRLTHLRGSPWTQVYGRPNDLIPNEVTREYYTTLARSA from the coding sequence TTGACGGTCACCATCGACGATCCGACCAAGACCGGGTACGCCGCCGAGGTGGTGGCGAACGCCTTCCTCGACCTCGCGCGGGCGGAGGGGCGGACCCTCACGCAGATGCAGGTGCACAAGCTGGTCTACATCGCGCACGGGTGGACGCTGGCGCTGCTGGGACGGCCCCTGATCTACAACACGGTCCACGCCTGGCAACGCGGCCCGGTCGTCCGCCGCCTGTGGGACTACTGGGGGGGCCGGGGGCGCACGCCCATCGCGGAGCCGCTCGACGTGTCGCCGGGCGAGCCCGACCTGAGGGGCGACTCTGCCGCCCAGGAGGTCATCCGCAGCGTGTGGACGACCTACGGGCAGATGGACGGCGATGAACTCTCGCGCCTGACCCACCTGAGGGGCAGTCCCTGGACCCAGGTGTACGGGAGGCCGAACGACCTGATCCCCAACGAGGTCACCCGCGAGTACTACACCACGCTCGCCCGCAGCGCCTGA